A window from Bacteroidota bacterium encodes these proteins:
- a CDS encoding UDP-2,3-diacylglucosamine diphosphatase, producing the protein MNNSANTKKIYFLSDFHLGAPDHASSLEREKIIVQFLDEIKNDASEVFLVGDMFDFWYEYRRVVPKGYVRLLGKLAELSDAGIQLHFFVGNHDMWMKGYFQKELNMPVYFEPKEFERNGKKFLIGHGDGLGPGDHGYKRLKKVFRNPVCQWLFGILPPVIGVGIADYMSKRSRRQTTEEKFLGEEKEWLLIYSKESLQKSFYNYFIFGHRHLAIDYRLSEASRYINLGDWIRYFTYAVFDGEKLELKSFTGKDDKIIRN; encoded by the coding sequence ATGAATAATTCAGCCAACACCAAAAAGATCTATTTCCTTTCCGACTTTCACCTCGGGGCACCTGATCATGCTTCAAGCCTTGAAAGGGAAAAAATCATTGTTCAGTTTTTGGATGAAATAAAAAATGATGCATCGGAAGTTTTTCTCGTTGGCGATATGTTTGATTTCTGGTATGAATATCGCAGAGTAGTACCCAAAGGTTATGTAAGGTTGCTGGGTAAACTGGCTGAATTGTCTGATGCGGGAATACAACTGCATTTTTTTGTGGGCAATCATGATATGTGGATGAAAGGCTATTTTCAAAAGGAATTGAATATGCCTGTTTATTTTGAACCAAAAGAGTTTGAAAGAAACGGAAAGAAATTTTTGATTGGGCATGGCGATGGATTGGGCCCCGGTGATCATGGTTATAAACGATTGAAGAAAGTTTTTCGTAATCCTGTTTGTCAATGGCTATTTGGGATATTGCCACCTGTGATTGGGGTTGGCATTGCGGATTATATGAGTAAGCGAAGCCGGCGGCAAACAACGGAAGAAAAATTCCTGGGCGAAGAAAAAGAATGGCTGCTCATTTACAGTAAAGAATCATTACAGAAAAGTTTTTATAATTATTTTATTTTTGGTCATCGTCACCTTGCTATTGATTATCGTCTTTCGGAAGCAAGCAGGTATATCAATCTCGGTGACTGGATCCGTTATTTTACATACGCTGTATTTGATGGTGAAAAGCTGGAACTGAAATCTTTTACCGGAAAGGATGATAAAATAATCCGTAACTAA